Proteins encoded by one window of Bacteroidia bacterium:
- a CDS encoding DUF4835 family protein produces MKKFFGFIILMMSLNTVQAQELNCQINVMAPQIQNVDKKVFETLQQSIFEFMNNTKWTTDKYLNQERIECSVTITINERVSNDEYKGSIQVTSRRPVFQTSYNSPTLNFNDDNFQFKYIEYQPLEFSENGSNPNLTAVLAYYAYIILGVDYDSFSLYGGAPYFARAQTIVNNMQNAREAGWRAFESTKNRYWLSENMTNPVFKPYHEMFYQYHLKGLDMMAKKKDDGLSQISESLDLLMSVHKEKPGSLLLQSLFYAKADEIVNIYSGAYPDQKVKVSNLLNEIDPANGTKYSKIMGN; encoded by the coding sequence ATGAAGAAATTTTTCGGTTTTATAATATTGATGATGAGCCTGAATACTGTTCAGGCACAAGAACTCAACTGCCAGATAAATGTAATGGCTCCACAAATTCAGAACGTAGATAAAAAGGTTTTTGAAACATTGCAGCAATCTATATTTGAATTTATGAATAACACCAAGTGGACTACAGATAAATATCTGAACCAGGAAAGAATAGAATGCTCTGTTACAATAACCATTAACGAACGAGTTTCAAATGATGAGTATAAAGGAAGCATTCAGGTAACTTCAAGACGACCTGTTTTTCAGACATCATACAACTCGCCAACTTTAAATTTTAATGACGATAATTTTCAGTTTAAATATATCGAATACCAACCTCTCGAATTCAGTGAGAATGGAAGCAACCCTAATCTGACTGCAGTTCTTGCTTATTATGCTTACATTATTCTTGGAGTAGATTACGACAGTTTTTCTTTGTATGGGGGAGCACCTTATTTTGCCAGAGCACAAACAATAGTAAACAATATGCAAAATGCACGTGAAGCCGGATGGCGTGCTTTTGAAAGTACCAAAAATCGTTATTGGCTCTCTGAAAATATGACCAATCCTGTTTTTAAGCCTTACCATGAAATGTTTTATCAGTATCATTTGAAAGGGCTTGACATGATGGCAAAAAAGAAAGATGATGGATTATCACAAATTTCTGAAAGCCTTGATTTGTTAATGTCTGTACATAAAGAAAAGCCGGGTTCATTGTTGTTACAATCTTTGTTTTATGCCAAAGCAGATGAAATTGTAAATATTTATTCTGGTGCCTACCCCGATCAAAAGGTAAAAGTCAGCAATCTGCTGAATGAAATTGATCCTGCAAACGGAACCAAGTATTCTAAGATAATGGGGAATTGA
- the coaBC gene encoding bifunctional phosphopantothenoylcysteine decarboxylase/phosphopantothenate--cysteine ligase CoaBC, whose translation MLQGKKILLGVTGSIAAYKTPELVRQLVQQGAIVKVIVTAAAKDFVSPLVLSTVSKNEILQTFTSEDNATWNNHVELGLWCDIFLVAPLSANTLAKFANGICNNLLTAVFLSCRNTVMVAPAMDVDMFKHASTQKNLEVIAKNNIKIIGPESGELASGLTGKGRMTEPEDIVQEVINYFNPSLPLQHKVAVVTTGPTQEALDPVRFIGNHSSGKMGIAIANCLATKGASVTLISGPSVSLANLNKSIKVIHVTSAADMLKACKQTQPDASIIVMAAAVADFKPEGVSEQKIKKNNNEVLNVQLVPTDDIAAEMGKLKKEGQLLVGFALETNDEIQSAERKLKNKNLDFIVLNKLEASNQVFGSDFNRITIIDKNLVTTPFEKKSKDAVASDIVEKIITLVQ comes from the coding sequence ATGTTGCAGGGGAAAAAAATCCTGCTGGGTGTTACAGGAAGTATTGCAGCTTACAAAACACCTGAACTAGTGCGACAATTGGTGCAGCAAGGAGCAATTGTTAAAGTAATTGTTACTGCCGCTGCTAAAGATTTTGTTTCACCGCTTGTACTTTCTACTGTTTCAAAAAACGAAATACTTCAGACATTTACTTCAGAAGATAATGCTACCTGGAATAACCATGTTGAATTGGGATTGTGGTGCGACATTTTTCTGGTAGCTCCATTATCAGCCAACACACTGGCAAAGTTTGCCAACGGCATTTGCAACAATTTATTGACTGCGGTTTTTCTGTCATGTCGCAATACAGTTATGGTGGCACCTGCTATGGATGTAGATATGTTTAAACATGCATCTACCCAAAAAAATCTTGAGGTTATTGCCAAAAACAACATTAAAATTATTGGGCCTGAGAGTGGTGAATTAGCCAGTGGGCTTACCGGAAAGGGTCGCATGACAGAGCCTGAAGATATTGTGCAGGAAGTAATCAATTACTTTAATCCATCATTACCTTTACAGCATAAAGTTGCTGTTGTGACTACAGGCCCAACACAGGAAGCCTTGGATCCGGTTCGGTTTATTGGCAATCATTCTTCCGGAAAAATGGGGATTGCAATTGCAAATTGTTTAGCCACCAAAGGTGCATCAGTAACTCTTATTTCAGGCCCGTCAGTTAGTTTGGCAAATTTGAATAAGTCAATTAAAGTGATTCATGTAACCTCTGCAGCAGATATGCTCAAAGCATGTAAACAAACACAACCGGATGCCAGCATTATAGTTATGGCTGCCGCTGTTGCAGACTTTAAACCGGAAGGTGTTTCTGAACAAAAAATCAAAAAGAATAATAATGAAGTATTAAATGTTCAGTTGGTGCCTACAGATGACATTGCAGCAGAAATGGGTAAGCTTAAAAAAGAAGGTCAATTGTTAGTGGGGTTTGCCTTAGAAACAAATGATGAAATTCAGAGTGCCGAACGAAAACTTAAAAATAAAAACCTCGATTTTATCGTTCTCAATAAATTGGAGGCGTCAAATCAGGTTTTCGGTTCAGACTTTAACCGTATTACCATCATTGATAAAAACCTTGTGACAACACCATTTGAAAAAAAATCAAAAGATGCAGTTGCATCAGACATTGTTGAGAAAATAATTACTTTAGTGCAATGA
- the bamD gene encoding outer membrane protein assembly factor BamD, giving the protein MKNRISVYFLLIAMLLTFGSCSKFNRIRKSGDMNLKYDAAVKYFENKKYYNALQLFEELIVVLKGTDKAESSYYYYCLSYFYTGDYTSAAYHFNNFAQTFPMSAKAEDALFYNAYCYYLDSPPSSLDQQSSLDAIRQFQLFINKYPTSQRVAECNKYIDELRGKLEVKAWDNAMLYYKMEEYKSAIVAFENVVKDFPTTKYQEECLFLSLKSAYLYAQNSIESKKEERYKSTLDHYNKLIEIFPETEYKKEAGRIMSAAEEKLKDYHTVN; this is encoded by the coding sequence ATGAAAAATCGGATATCGGTTTATTTCCTTTTAATAGCTATGCTGCTGACCTTTGGTTCATGCAGTAAGTTTAATCGCATTCGTAAAAGTGGCGATATGAATTTGAAGTATGACGCTGCCGTAAAATATTTCGAAAACAAAAAATATTATAATGCACTTCAGCTTTTTGAGGAGTTAATCGTTGTGCTTAAAGGTACTGACAAGGCTGAAAGCTCTTACTACTATTATTGTTTAAGTTATTTCTACACCGGTGATTATACTAGTGCAGCTTATCACTTTAATAATTTTGCTCAGACATTTCCAATGAGCGCCAAAGCCGAAGATGCTTTGTTTTATAATGCATATTGTTATTACCTAGACTCTCCACCTTCCAGCCTTGATCAGCAAAGCAGCCTCGATGCCATCAGGCAGTTTCAGTTATTTATTAATAAATATCCTACAAGTCAGCGTGTTGCAGAGTGCAACAAGTATATTGATGAATTAAGAGGTAAACTCGAAGTAAAAGCATGGGATAATGCAATGCTTTACTATAAAATGGAAGAGTATAAATCGGCTATTGTCGCCTTTGAGAATGTGGTAAAGGACTTTCCCACTACCAAATATCAGGAAGAATGTTTATTTTTGTCGCTAAAATCGGCTTATCTCTATGCTCAAAACAGCATAGAATCGAAAAAAGAGGAACGTTACAAGAGTACATTAGATCATTACAATAAGCTGATAGAAATATTTCCTGAAACGGAATATAAAAAAGAAGCTGGCCGGATAATGTCGGCAGCCGAAGAAAAATTAAAGGATTATCATACTGTAAATTGA
- a CDS encoding S8 family serine peptidase, whose protein sequence is MLKRLLSIVLLCVTTMTMAQTDYRLMFLGKAVLPAENLNSFIREKISENDIYNGYYYRIIQFYNIPTAAEKAAIEATGIKLLEYLPKYAFNAAIPIGFNKQLLSGFNVRSVTHQSAEQKLSIGMLGDYPAFAVPSAGMIDVRLQFQKNILMQDAQLIAASYGKVLSSTDINNMVEVRMQQQAVATVTQQPWLFFIDLTSPPSVKDDLEGRSLHRSNSINNDLLMGRKYNGSGVAAALADDGFVGPHIDFTGRITNYSTTTGPDHGDMTGGILAGAGNLNPAYPGMANGVQLHVFDIGNYPQIIDAVTNYNNLGTVVASTSYSQGCNEYTTDTQFGDQTIHDNGQLEFVFSAGNNNGANCGYGAGSNWGNITGGYKQGKNVIAVANLDALEVIDPSSSIGPASDGRVKPDIAANGRDQMSTDENNTYQVGGGTSAACPGIAGICTQLIQAYKEINSASDAPTALIKACLLNGAEDIGNPGPDYKYGWGRVNALRAVTTIEDARYFTDSINQGDSLTYSINVPAGTSQMRVMVYWHDVGGSPASSTYLVNDIDMKVTDPSSTVWNPWILDPTPNATNLNAPATRGIDHLNNMEQVTLDNPAAGNYIVSLKGFAIPQGAQTYYLVYEFRNDDITVTYPMGGEGFVPGRPEIIRWDALKGLGSFDVEYTTDNGTTWNNITNVNQNTLQYTWNVPTGIATGDARVRVTRGSVSGMSDTTFTIIGVPQNLNVIYSCPDSTKIGWTAVSNAAWYEVSMLGTMYMDSVATTTNNSYIFTNLLTANTYWFSVRAVMANGNKGRRAIAIEKLPGVFNCPNIPPVVQFNANFNVGCTSKTFTFTDQSSNAPFSWNWTFSPNTVTFVNGTSATSQNPQVQFNASGTYDVTLDATNGIGTSSSTQTAMINILSPSLPPMTEDFQAAAFPPANWSIEQSNINYSWQKSALITGSSGSSTYAARFNNFSYNNTGAEDDLISYEVSLSNAVAALLTFDVAYAQYSSTYTDGLRVDISTDCGNTWVASGYLKSGATLATTGTTTSNFAPNAANQWRNDSVSLNAYLGQDVSIKFVNINDFGNSLYIDNVNIDVTTGLNQLNNSAGTLSISPNPSDGKFILYSNQTSHESYILTVYDINGKVITEDIFPTNNRSHAVDISNFAKGVYFIKVEGQNSIQRLKVISR, encoded by the coding sequence ATGTTAAAGCGACTTCTCTCTATTGTGTTACTGTGTGTAACTACTATGACCATGGCGCAAACAGACTATCGCCTGATGTTTTTAGGAAAGGCTGTTTTGCCGGCAGAAAACTTAAACTCTTTTATCCGGGAAAAAATATCCGAAAACGATATTTACAATGGTTATTATTATCGCATCATTCAATTTTATAATATACCTACTGCAGCAGAAAAAGCTGCAATAGAAGCAACAGGAATTAAACTGTTAGAGTACTTGCCTAAGTATGCTTTTAATGCTGCAATTCCAATTGGTTTTAACAAACAATTACTCTCCGGATTTAATGTCAGGAGTGTAACACATCAATCTGCAGAACAGAAACTTTCTATTGGCATGTTGGGTGATTATCCTGCTTTTGCTGTTCCTTCTGCAGGAATGATTGATGTGCGACTTCAGTTTCAGAAAAATATTTTGATGCAGGATGCCCAGCTTATTGCTGCTTCTTATGGTAAAGTTTTAAGTTCAACGGATATAAATAATATGGTTGAAGTGCGCATGCAACAGCAAGCAGTTGCCACCGTAACACAACAACCCTGGTTGTTTTTTATTGACCTAACCTCTCCACCATCTGTTAAAGATGATTTGGAAGGACGTAGCCTGCACCGCAGCAATAGCATAAACAACGACTTGCTTATGGGTCGAAAATACAATGGAAGTGGTGTGGCTGCTGCACTTGCCGATGACGGATTTGTGGGTCCACACATTGATTTTACAGGTAGAATCACCAATTATTCTACTACTACCGGCCCTGACCATGGTGATATGACAGGTGGAATTCTTGCCGGTGCAGGCAATTTAAATCCTGCATATCCGGGAATGGCTAATGGTGTTCAGCTTCATGTTTTCGATATTGGAAATTATCCTCAAATAATTGATGCTGTTACCAACTATAACAATCTTGGAACAGTGGTTGCGTCAACCAGCTATTCGCAGGGATGTAATGAATACACCACAGACACACAGTTTGGTGATCAAACTATTCATGACAATGGGCAACTTGAATTTGTGTTTTCCGCAGGAAATAACAATGGTGCCAACTGTGGCTATGGCGCTGGTAGTAACTGGGGAAATATTACCGGAGGCTATAAGCAGGGTAAAAATGTAATTGCTGTAGCCAATCTTGATGCATTGGAAGTAATTGATCCTTCTAGTAGTATTGGTCCTGCCTCTGACGGTAGAGTAAAACCTGATATTGCTGCCAATGGTCGCGACCAAATGTCAACAGACGAAAACAATACCTATCAGGTTGGTGGTGGTACTTCTGCTGCCTGTCCTGGGATTGCTGGTATATGTACTCAGTTAATTCAGGCATATAAAGAAATTAATTCTGCTTCTGATGCACCAACAGCTTTAATTAAAGCTTGCTTACTTAATGGAGCCGAAGATATCGGGAACCCGGGTCCTGACTACAAATATGGTTGGGGTAGAGTAAATGCGCTTCGTGCTGTTACTACCATTGAAGACGCCCGCTATTTTACCGACAGTATTAATCAAGGCGACTCTTTAACTTATTCCATTAATGTTCCTGCAGGTACTTCTCAAATGCGTGTCATGGTTTACTGGCATGATGTAGGAGGATCTCCAGCATCTTCTACTTATTTGGTTAACGATATTGATATGAAGGTTACAGATCCTTCCAGCACTGTATGGAATCCATGGATTCTTGACCCGACTCCGAATGCTACCAATCTGAATGCACCTGCAACAAGAGGTATTGACCATTTAAACAATATGGAGCAAGTTACACTAGACAATCCAGCAGCAGGCAACTACATTGTTTCGCTCAAAGGATTTGCTATCCCACAAGGAGCGCAGACTTATTATTTGGTTTATGAGTTCCGAAATGATGACATCACTGTAACCTACCCTATGGGAGGAGAAGGCTTTGTTCCGGGTCGCCCTGAAATTATTCGCTGGGATGCCCTGAAAGGTCTTGGCTCATTTGATGTAGAATATACTACAGACAATGGCACAACATGGAATAATATTACCAATGTAAATCAGAATACATTACAATATACATGGAATGTGCCTACTGGTATTGCAACAGGTGATGCCCGCGTTCGTGTTACAAGAGGAAGTGTTTCCGGAATGTCTGACACAACATTTACCATCATTGGGGTTCCACAAAACTTAAATGTTATTTACTCCTGCCCCGACTCTACTAAAATTGGTTGGACTGCAGTTAGCAATGCTGCTTGGTACGAAGTGAGTATGTTAGGCACAATGTATATGGATTCTGTTGCAACAACAACAAACAACAGTTATATATTTACCAATCTTCTAACTGCTAACACTTATTGGTTTAGTGTGAGAGCTGTGATGGCTAATGGCAATAAAGGACGAAGGGCAATTGCTATTGAAAAACTACCCGGTGTTTTTAATTGTCCAAATATCCCTCCAGTAGTTCAGTTTAATGCCAACTTCAATGTTGGTTGCACCAGCAAAACATTCACCTTTACAGATCAGAGTTCTAATGCACCTTTCAGCTGGAACTGGACTTTTAGTCCAAATACTGTGACATTCGTAAACGGAACATCAGCAACGTCACAAAATCCACAAGTGCAGTTTAATGCCTCTGGCACTTACGATGTAACATTAGATGCTACCAATGGAATTGGAACATCAAGTTCAACACAAACTGCAATGATTAATATTCTTTCTCCTTCATTGCCACCAATGACGGAGGATTTTCAGGCAGCAGCTTTCCCTCCTGCCAACTGGTCTATTGAACAATCAAATATTAATTATTCCTGGCAAAAATCAGCTCTAATAACCGGGTCATCAGGTTCTTCTACTTATGCTGCACGCTTTAACAATTTTTCCTATAACAACACCGGTGCAGAAGACGATTTGATTAGTTATGAAGTGAGTTTATCCAATGCAGTTGCAGCACTACTGACTTTTGATGTAGCTTATGCACAATATTCAAGTACATACACCGATGGTCTGCGAGTTGATATTTCGACTGACTGCGGAAATACATGGGTAGCCTCCGGTTACTTAAAAAGTGGGGCAACTCTTGCTACAACCGGAACTACAACCAGCAACTTTGCACCAAATGCTGCAAATCAATGGCGAAATGATTCTGTTTCATTGAATGCATACCTTGGTCAGGATGTCTCTATAAAATTTGTAAACATCAACGATTTTGGCAACTCATTGTACATAGACAATGTAAATATTGATGTTACTACAGGGTTAAATCAATTGAACAACAGTGCTGGAACATTGAGTATTTCTCCAAATCCATCTGATGGGAAATTTATTCTTTACAGCAATCAGACCTCTCATGAATCGTATATACTGACTGTTTACGATATCAATGGAAAAGTTATAACAGAAGATATCTTCCCGACAAATAACAGAAGTCATGCTGTTGACATCAGTAATTTTGCCAAAGGAGTTTATTTCATAAAAGTTGAAGGACAAAATTCAATACAACGTTTAAAAGTAATTTCCAGATAA
- a CDS encoding mannose-1-phosphate guanylyltransferase yields MNKNNYCVIMAGGIGSRFWPMSRNAFPKQFLDILGTGQTLLQQTFNRFTKICPKENIYIVTNESYVDLVKKNLPQLPIENILGEPLRRNTAPCVSYAAFKIAAKNPDANIVVAPSDHIITKENAFVEAINKGLSFTAQNDCLLTLGITPSRPDTGYGYIQFVDEKHNETNKIFKVKTFTEKPNLEMARFFLQSGEFVWNAGIFLWNLKSILKALKEHLPEMYHLFEEGNSVYNSKDESAFIKTAYSQCTNISIDFGVMEKAKNVFVMSAEFGWSDLGTYGSLYEHITHDANKNAVVGKNVMLYDTKNCIVNMPHDKLVVLQGLTDYIVVEAENILLVCRKQDEQQIRQFVNDVKTDKGEKFV; encoded by the coding sequence ATGAACAAAAACAATTACTGCGTAATCATGGCCGGAGGTATAGGAAGTCGTTTCTGGCCAATGAGCAGAAATGCTTTTCCAAAACAATTTCTTGACATCTTAGGAACAGGACAAACTCTTTTACAACAAACCTTTAATCGTTTCACTAAAATTTGTCCTAAAGAAAATATCTATATTGTAACCAACGAATCGTATGTTGATTTGGTTAAGAAAAACCTACCACAACTACCGATAGAAAATATTCTGGGTGAGCCACTCAGACGAAATACCGCACCATGTGTTTCGTATGCAGCATTTAAAATTGCTGCAAAAAATCCTGATGCCAACATTGTTGTTGCTCCTTCAGACCATATCATCACCAAAGAGAATGCTTTTGTTGAAGCAATCAACAAAGGTCTCTCTTTCACTGCACAGAATGACTGTTTGCTAACCTTAGGGATTACACCAAGCAGACCTGATACCGGCTATGGTTATATTCAGTTTGTGGATGAAAAACACAATGAAACAAATAAGATTTTTAAAGTTAAAACTTTTACTGAAAAGCCGAACCTTGAAATGGCTCGATTTTTTCTCCAATCCGGAGAGTTTGTCTGGAATGCAGGGATATTTTTATGGAACCTGAAATCAATCTTAAAGGCATTGAAAGAACATCTTCCTGAAATGTATCATCTTTTTGAAGAAGGCAATTCTGTTTACAACAGCAAAGATGAAAGTGCATTTATCAAAACTGCTTACTCACAATGTACAAACATCAGTATAGACTTTGGTGTGATGGAAAAAGCAAAAAATGTGTTTGTGATGAGTGCTGAATTTGGTTGGAGTGACTTAGGCACATACGGTTCACTTTATGAGCACATAACACACGATGCAAACAAAAATGCAGTGGTTGGAAAAAATGTTATGCTGTACGATACTAAAAATTGTATTGTCAATATGCCTCATGATAAGTTGGTGGTTTTGCAAGGCCTTACCGATTATATAGTTGTTGAAGCGGAAAACATTTTATTGGTTTGTAGAAAGCAGGACGAACAACAAATTCGTCAGTTTGTGAATGATGTAAAAACAGATAAAGGCGAAAAATTCGTATAG
- a CDS encoding tetratricopeptide repeat protein: MKIQNLLNEVKTLFIVLLSVICFQANAQVDSADFKMRIDSLMNQGKIKFNNGKFQEALLDYTYAANMDEANVNAILQQGFCNTILKKYSEAIGNFTDVIFYEPNHEWAYVSRGSAYNKIEKYDKAIADFNKALELKPEDAEAYNNRGFAKKMLGDVKGACEDWNKSKKLGNEEAKIILKNNYCK; encoded by the coding sequence ATGAAAATTCAGAACCTTTTGAATGAGGTAAAAACATTGTTCATTGTATTGTTATCCGTTATTTGTTTTCAGGCAAATGCTCAGGTTGACTCTGCTGACTTTAAAATGCGTATTGACTCACTGATGAATCAGGGAAAAATAAAATTCAACAATGGTAAATTTCAGGAAGCACTGTTAGACTATACTTACGCGGCAAACATGGATGAAGCAAATGTAAATGCCATTTTACAACAAGGATTTTGTAACACTATTTTAAAAAAATACTCTGAAGCTATTGGAAACTTTACTGATGTTATTTTCTATGAACCCAATCATGAATGGGCTTATGTTTCAAGAGGCAGTGCCTATAATAAAATCGAAAAATACGATAAAGCCATTGCCGATTTTAATAAAGCATTAGAGCTAAAACCTGAAGATGCTGAAGCATATAACAACAGAGGATTTGCCAAAAAAATGCTTGGCGATGTTAAAGGCGCTTGTGAGGATTGGAACAAATCAAAAAAATTAGGAAACGAAGAAGCTAAAATCATACTTAAAAACAATTACTGTAAATGA
- the dut gene encoding dUTP diphosphatase, with protein MHNKTEVKIINKSAHPLPAYESSSAAGMDLRADVKEAVTLNPLERALVPTGIYIELPHGFEAQIRPRSGLAAKHGVTVLNTPGTIDADYRGEIKVILVNLSSVPFTINNGERIAQMVVAAHQQVEWKEAIELSETNRGVGGFGSTGK; from the coding sequence ATGCATAACAAAACAGAAGTAAAGATTATAAATAAGTCAGCGCATCCGCTTCCTGCTTATGAAAGCAGCAGTGCTGCAGGGATGGATTTAAGAGCTGATGTAAAAGAAGCAGTAACGCTTAATCCTTTAGAACGTGCGCTTGTACCAACAGGAATTTATATTGAGTTGCCCCATGGATTTGAGGCACAAATCAGACCCAGAAGCGGACTTGCAGCCAAGCATGGAGTTACTGTACTTAACACTCCCGGAACAATTGATGCCGACTACCGTGGTGAGATAAAAGTTATTTTGGTGAATTTGTCATCTGTACCATTCACAATAAATAATGGCGAAAGAATAGCGCAAATGGTTGTGGCAGCACATCAACAAGTAGAGTGGAAAGAAGCAATAGAATTGTCAGAAACTAACCGTGGCGTAGGCGGGTTTGGCAGTACAGGTAAATAA
- a CDS encoding polyprenol monophosphomannose synthase, with the protein MVESLVIIPTYNEKENIQKIIKAVFNLLNTFHVLVIDDNSSDGTADLVKQLLPQFPESLHLVQRKGKMGLGTAYIHGFKWALERNYQYIFEMDADFSHNPADLQRLLDACKNGGADVAIGSRYINGVNVVNWPIGRVIMSYYASVYVRLITRMPVRDATAGFKCYRRKVLETLDLSKIKFMGYAFQIEMKFAAWCSGFRIIEVPIIFTDRTEGKSKMSSGIFKEAFFGVIQMKIKSWFSKYTL; encoded by the coding sequence GTGGTTGAATCATTAGTTATCATACCAACTTACAACGAAAAGGAAAATATTCAGAAGATTATTAAAGCTGTTTTTAATCTGCTGAACACTTTTCATGTATTGGTTATTGATGACAATTCATCAGATGGTACTGCCGATTTGGTGAAACAACTTTTACCTCAGTTTCCGGAGTCATTACATTTGGTTCAGCGAAAGGGGAAAATGGGTTTAGGCACTGCTTATATACATGGATTCAAATGGGCACTGGAACGCAACTATCAGTATATTTTTGAAATGGATGCGGATTTCTCTCACAATCCTGCCGACTTACAGCGTTTGCTCGATGCTTGTAAAAATGGAGGTGCCGATGTAGCTATAGGGTCTAGATATATCAATGGTGTGAATGTTGTAAACTGGCCAATTGGAAGAGTCATTATGTCTTATTACGCCAGTGTATATGTACGTCTTATTACACGCATGCCCGTTCGTGATGCCACAGCAGGATTTAAATGTTACAGGCGTAAAGTACTTGAAACATTGGACTTGTCAAAGATTAAGTTTATGGGATATGCTTTTCAGATAGAAATGAAATTTGCTGCCTGGTGCAGTGGCTTTCGAATTATTGAAGTTCCTATAATTTTTACGGATCGTACCGAAGGTAAATCAAAAATGAGCAGCGGTATCTTCAAAGAAGCTTTCTTTGGAGTTATTCAAATGAAAATAAAAAGCTGGTTCAGCAAATACACACTATAA
- a CDS encoding DNA-directed RNA polymerase subunit omega: MNSRNVAQTTVTRDVVDFEKKTENIYESLAIIAKRANHIAAETREELHDKLSEFASSTDTLDEVFENREQIEISKYYERLPKPTLVAIQDFLDDKIYFRSPAKEENKDSAEN; encoded by the coding sequence ATGAATAGCAGAAACGTAGCACAAACAACAGTAACCCGCGATGTGGTTGACTTCGAAAAAAAGACAGAGAATATCTATGAAAGTCTTGCCATTATTGCAAAACGTGCCAATCATATTGCTGCAGAAACCCGTGAAGAACTACACGATAAACTTAGCGAGTTTGCCTCTTCAACAGATACTTTGGATGAGGTTTTTGAAAACCGCGAGCAGATAGAGATTTCTAAATATTACGAGCGTCTGCCTAAACCAACTTTGGTTGCCATTCAGGACTTTTTAGATGATAAAATCTACTTCCGCAGTCCTGCAAAAGAAGAAAATAAAGACAGCGCAGAAAATTAA